One window of the Rosa rugosa chromosome 3, drRosRugo1.1, whole genome shotgun sequence genome contains the following:
- the LOC133737479 gene encoding embryogenesis-associated protein EMB8-like produces the protein MEVVVNAICELCRHDVLQFTVLTSMASILWVVLYLSLSDCFYDAGWTEDLRAVINHLHEYPNAPLFVVGMSMGAKFWYVKYLGEDGDSIPVAGAVAICSPWDLLISDGFIRRRLLQKIYDKVLAIGLQGYVQLHRPIFSRLANWEGIKKSRSIRDFDYHATRLVRKFETVDTYYGHCSSVSYVGNVSVPLLCISALDDPVCTREAIPWDECRWVRAVDEFLRVLHCSQHMHVKKVVSDRYWEITPDVHLPV, from the exons aTGGAAGTGGTCGTAAATGCTATATGCGAGTTGTGTAGGCATGATGTTTTGCAGTTTACTGTTCTAACATCTATGGCATCAATTTTGTGGGTTGTGCTGTACTTATCTCTG TCCGATTGCTTTTATGATGCTGGTTGGACAGAGGATCTGCGGGCAGTCATTAATCATCTCCATGAATACCCCAACGCTCCTTTATTTGTTGTTGGAATGAGTATGGGAGCCAAATTTTGGTAT GTGAAATATCTTGGGGAGGATGGAGATAGTATTCCAGTTGCCGGAGCTGTAGCAATATGTTCTCCTTGGGACCTTCTG ATTAGTGATGGATTTATACGCCGTAGGCTGTTGCAAAAAATTTATGACAAAGTTCTTGCAATTGGCCTTCAAGGCTATGTACAATT ACACCGCCCTATTTTTTCTCGGCTCGCTAATTGGGAAGGTATAAAAAAG TCGCGTTCTATTCGTGATTTTGATTATCATGCTACTCGCCTTGTTCGGAAATTTGAG ACTGTGGACACATATTATGGGCATTGTAGCAGTGTTAGTTATGTAGGAAACGTATCAGTGCCACTACTCTGTATCAGTGCATTAGATGATCCAGTTTGTACTAGGGAAGCCATTCCTTGGGATGAATGCAG GTGGGTAAGGGCTGTGGACGAATTTTTAAGAGTTTTACATTGTAGCCAACATATGCATGTAAAGAAG GTCGTCTCGGATCGTTACTGGGAGATTACTCCTGATGTACACCTTCCGGTCTGA
- the LOC133738775 gene encoding uncharacterized protein At5g08430-like has protein sequence MPRKSKAKKKEEICEEVCFYCKDGGLLLVCDYKGCLKAYHPECAGKDDSFVETARRWNCKWHSCFMCHKAAKFQCFCCPQAVCGRCLCDSEFAVIKVDRGFCNHCLKLAVLIEENLDADSDGGRVDFKDINTFEYLFKEYWQVMKKKERLSAEHVYSAKKLLKKGKNYVRDFDSSIIYKKEEKFSESDEESDLQVSDYDGVESGEEYMPVAKKKRSKGKQCAVKRKVEAEKREFMGWGSKSLLEFLTSMGKDTSKELSQYEVTSVVTDYCKENKLFDPEKKKKVICDATLQSLLGRKTLSKNSIYNLLTSHFADNMEESTEGDESGSSSEDKDESFMGTCKRQIKLSPKVPDVQKSCFASIVPENIKLVYLKRSLVEELLKQPETFGEKVTGCFVRVKSDPNDYSQKNSHQLLQIKGIQEILRNGREDAEILLQFFNNFKDLPVSKLSDDDFCKEECEDLHQRVKDGLLKKPTIVELEQKARSLHENITKHWLARELTLLQKRIDLANEKGWRRELDAYMNKKLLLETPSEQSRLLNEVPEVIAAIEKCDPVLEYSRSQDKQGNDGSSESAPRESPQTPGTALANETSWRANGRTDPAGSQLDQERDLEGAAAKRKRKQASSNFEQNFSIDGSNGDHERDLEDAKDRSKRKKVPTIHDCKQSPCIPSGQAAELVEPKVARLERMNCESTSEGKVIELSDDDEDVMVSVTTPALEVPGSDLWYCMSPLGEMRGPYKLSLLKLWRVSSGNELRYKVWRVGQSKDEAIFLNDAIHGNFPPCRNASKL, from the exons ATGCCGAGGAAGAGTAAagcaaagaagaaggaagagattTGCGAGGAGGTTTGCTTCTATTGCAAAGACGGAGGACTCCTCTTGGTCTGCGACTACAA GGGTTGTCTTAAAGCTTATCATCCTGAATGTGCGGGAAAAGATGACTCTTTTGTGGAGACTGCACGGCGCTGGAACTGCA AATGGCATTCTTGCTTCATGTGCCATAAGGCTGCAAAGTTTCAATGCTTTTGCTGCCCACAAGCTGTATGCGGACGCTGCCTCTGTGACTCTGAGTTTGCGGTTATTAAAGTGGATAGAGGATTTTGCAATCATTGCTTGAAGCTTGCTGTACTCATAGAAGAAAACTTGGATGCTGATTCTGACGGG gGCAGAGTTGACTTCAAAGATATAAACACATTCGAGTACTTATTTAAGGAGTATTGGCAggtaatgaaaaagaaagaacgCTTGTCTGCAGAACATGTCTACTCTGCGAAAAAGTTATTAAAGAAGGGAAAGAACTACGTGCGTGACTTTGATTCGAGTATAATTtataagaaagaagaaaaattttcagaatccGATGAAGAAAGTGACCTTCAGGTGTCTGATTATGATGGAGTGGAAAGTGGAGAAGAATACATGCCAGTTGCCAAAAAGAAGAGATCCAAGGGAAAACAGTGTGCAGTGAAAAGAAAAGTAGAAGCAGAGAAACGAGAATTTATGGGATGGGGATCAAAGTCTCTCCTAGAATTCCTTACTTCTATGGGTAAAGATACATCCAAGGAGTTGTCACAGTATGAAGTCACCTCTGTGGTTACAGACTATTGTAAAGAAAACAAGCTTTTTgacccagaaaagaagaagaaagtaattTGCGATGCAACCTTGCAGTCTCTTTTAGGGAGGAAAACATTGAGTAAAAATAGTATATATAACCTTCTGACTTCCCATTTTGCTGACAATATGGAAGAGTCAACGGAAGGGGATGAGAGTGGAAGTAGTTCAGAAGACAAAGATGAGAGTTTTATGGGTACCTGTAAAAGGCAGATCAAGTTGAGCCCTAAAGTACCAGATGTGCAGAAAAGCTGTTTTGCTTCCATAGTTCCTGAAAACATCAAGCTTGTGTACCTGAAGAGGAGCTTAGTGGAGGAATTGTTAAAGCAACCTGAGACTTTTGGTGAGAAAGTAACAGGATGTTTTGTGAGAGTCAAATCTGACCCAAATGATTATTCACAGAAAAATTCTCACCAGCTCTTGCAAATTAAAG GTATACAGGAAATTTTGAGGAATGGCAGAGAGGATGCAGAAATACTTTTGCAATTTTTCAATAATTTTAAAGATTTACCTGTTTCCAAGCTGTCAGATGATGACTTCTGTAAG GAAGAATGTGAAGATTTGCATCAGAGAGTGAAAGATGGCCTCCTTAAAAAGCCAACTATT GTGGAGCTTGAACAGAAGGCTAGAAGTCTACATGAGAATATAACAAAGCAC TGGCTTGCAAGAGAACTGACTCTGTTGCAGAAGCGCATTGACCTGGCAAATGAAAAAGGATGGAGGAGAGA GCTTGATGCGTACATGAATAAGAAGCTGCTACTTGAAACACCATCAGAACAATCACGGCTGTTAAATGAGGTTCCGGAAGTAATTGCAGCCATAGAAAAATGTGATCCTGTTCTTGAGTACTCCAGAAGCCAGGATAAACAAGGAAATGATGGCTCTTCCGAATCTGCCCCCAGAGAATCTCCTCAAACTCCCGGCACTGCTCTAGCCAATGAAACCTCATGGCGTGCAAATGGCAGAACAGATCCTGCAG GTTCACAGCTAGACCAGGAGAGAGACCTGGAGGGTGCAGCAGCTAAACGTAAGAGAAAGCAGGCTTCATCAAACTTTGAACAGAACTTTAGTATAGATG GTTCAAATGGTGACCATGAGAGAGACCTGGAAGATGCAAAGGATAGATCTAAGAGAAAGAAGGTTCCTACAATTCATGACTGCAAGCAGTCTCCTTGCATTCCATCTGGTCAGGCAGCAGAACTAGTGGAACCTAAAGTAGCTCGACTAGAAAGGATGAACTGTGAAAGCACATCTGAAGGTAAGGTAATTGAGTTGAGCGATGACGATGAAGATGTAATGGTTTCAGTTACAACACCTGCACTTGAAGTCCCAGGTTCTGATTTATGGTATTGTATGAGTCCACTTGGTGAAATGAGGGGCCCCTATAAATTGTCATTGCTAAAGCTATGGCGCGTCTCGAGTGGCAATGAATTAAGATACAAGGTTTGGAGAGTGGGTCAGAGCAAAGACGAGGCAATCTTTCTCAATGATGCCATTCATGGAAATTTTCCACCATGTAGAAATGCTTCCAAATTGTAG